A portion of the Lolium rigidum isolate FL_2022 chromosome 1, APGP_CSIRO_Lrig_0.1, whole genome shotgun sequence genome contains these proteins:
- the LOC124685399 gene encoding soluble starch synthase 2-2, chloroplastic/amyloplastic-like has translation MSSAVSSPASFLALASASPGRRRRARVGAPPPLHADRWLALHWPPSTRDGPVAVRAEAGKKGEDAANSRAPRARRAAAAGKVAKRRDPAVLTVDRYGAGDAAKGGGDSPPAAPTTQNQTVLANGETVPVRVLSPPASRQEAPRLPTQNAVPVNGENKSTVAAPLPGTAKVVLPGSVPILPARNRAPILPADKTPPASRPNLVSALPRPSTATDVVSTEEMIADIVEKASKPNTLSPAAPAVHELWDFKKYIGFEEPAEANNDGGAAADAAGSFENHQNHDSGPLAGENVMNVILVSAECSPWCKTGGLGDVAGALPKALARRGHRVMVVVPRYGDYEEAYDLGIRKYYKAAGQDLEVNYFHAYIDGVDFVFIDAPLFRHRQHDIYGGSRQEIMKRMILFCKVAVEVPWHVPCGGAPYGDGNLVFIANDWHTALLPVYLKAYYRDHGLMQYARSVLVIHNIAHQGRGPVAEFPYTDLPEHYLEHFKLYDPVGGEHANYFAAGVKMADQVVAVSRGYLWELKTVEGGWGLHDIIRQNDSKIHGIVNGIDNEEWNPEVDMHLQSNGYTNYTLRTLDAGKRQCKEALQRELGLEVRGDVPLIGFIGRLDGQKGVEIIADAMPWIVSQDVQLVMLGTGRDDLERMLRHFEWQHNDKVRGWVGFSVPLAHRITAGADVLVMPSRFEPCGLNQLYAMAYGTIPVVHAVGGLRDTVSPFDPFGDSGLGWTFDRAEAQKLIEALGHCLNTYRNYRESWRGIQERGMSQNFSWEHAAKLYEDVLVKAKYQW, from the exons ATGTCGTCGGCGGTATCGTCCCCGGCCTCCTTCCTCGCCCTCGCGTCCGCGTCACCGGGCAGGCGTAGGCGGGCGAGGGTGGGCGCCCCGCCGCCGCTCCACGCCGACAGGTGGCTTGCACTGCACTGGCCGCCGTCGACGCGGGATGGGCCGGTGGcggtgcgcgccgaggccgggAAGAAGGGCGAGGACGCCGCGAACTCGAGGGCGCCCCGCGCGCGacgcgccgccgcggccggcaAG GTCGCCAAACGGAGGGATCCGGCCGTCCTCACCGTCGATCGCtacggcgccggcgacgcggccaAAGGTGGCGGCGACTCCCCGCCCGCCGCGCCGACTACCCAGAACCAAACCGTGCTGGCCAACGGCGAAACCGTGCCTGTCCGCGTGCTGTCCCCGCCAGCATCGAGGCAGGAGGCGCCCCGTCTCCCAACCCAGAACGCCGTGCCGGTGAACGGCGAGAACAAATCTACCGTCGCCGCGCCGCTGCCAGGCACAGCGAAGGTCGTGCTTCCGGGTTCCGTGCCGATCCTCCCCGCCAGGAACAGGGCGCCGATCCTCCCAGCCGACAAGACGCCGCCCGCGTCCCGGCCAAATCTAGTGTCTGCTCTTCCAAGGCCCAGCACTGCCACCGATGTGGTATCCACAGAGGAGATGATCGCGGACATCGTCGAAAAGGCTTCGAAGCCAAACACCCTCTCACCCGCTGCACCCGCCGTACACGAGCTGTGGGACTTCAAGAAATACATTGGTTTCGAGGAGCCGGCGGAGGCAAACAATGATGGCGGAGCTGCCGCGGACGCTGCAGGCTCCTTTGAGAACCACCAGAATCATGACTCCGGGCCTTTGGCCGGGGAGAATGTCATGAACGTGATCCTGGTTTCTGCTGAATGTTCTCCCTGGTGCAAAACAG GTGGTCTTGGAGATGTTGCTGGTGCTTTGCCAAAGGCTTTGGCAAGGAGAGGACATCGTGTTATG GTTGTCGTGCCAAGGTATGGGGACTATGAAGAAGCCTATGATCTTGGAATCCGAAAATACTATAAGGCTGCTGGACAG GATTTGGAAGTGAATTATTTCCATGCATATATCGATGGAGTCGATTTTGTGTTTATTGACGCTCCTCTCTTCCGACACCGTCAGCATGACATTTATGGGGGCAGCAGACAG GAAATTATGAAGCGCATGATTTTGTTCTGCAAGGTTGCTGTTGAG GTTCCTTGGCATGTTCCATGCGGCGGTGCCCCTTATGGTGATGGGAATCTGGTGTTCATTGCAAATGATTGGCACACGGCACTCCTGCCCGTCTATCTGAAAGCATATTACAGAGACCATGGCTTGATGCAGTATGCTCGCTCGGTTCTGGTGATACATAACATCGCTCACCAG GGCCGTGGCCCTGTAGCTGAATTCCCGTACACTGACTTGCCTGAGCACTACCTGGAACACTTCAAACTGTACGACCCAGTGGGTGGTGAACACGCCAACTACTTCGCCGCCGGTGTGAAGATGGCAGACCAGGTTGTCGCAGTCAGCCGTGGATACCTGTGGGAGCTGAAGACGGTGGAGGGCGGCTGGGGGCTTCACGACATCATACGGCAGAATGACTCGAAGATACACGGCATCGTGAACGGCATCGACAACGAGGAATGGAACCCCGAAGTGGACATGCACCTGCAGTCGAACGGCTACACCAACTACACCCTGAGGACTCTGGATGCTGGCAAGCGGCAGTGCAAGGAGGCCCTGCAGCGCGAGTTGGGCCTAGAGGTCCGCGGCGACGTGCCACTGATCGGCTTCATCGGGCGGCTGGACGGGCAGAAGGGCGTGGAGATCATCGCGGACGCGATGCCGTGGATCGTGAGCCAGGACGTGCAGCTGGTGATGCTGGGCACCGGGCGCGATGACCTGGAGCGCATGCTGCGGCACTTCGAGTGGCAGCACAATGACAAGGTGCGCGGGTGGGTCGGGTTCTCCGTGCCATTGGCGCACCGGATCACAGCAGGCGCGGATGTGCTCGTCATGCCCTCCAGGTTCGAGCCGTGCGGGCTGAACCAGCTGTACGCCATGGCCTACGGCACCATCCCCGTTGTGCACGCCGTCGGCGGCCTGCGGGACACGGTGTCGCCGTTCGACCCCTTCGGTGACTCCGGGCTCGGGTGGACATTCGACCGCGCCGAGGCGCAGAAGCTGATTGAGGCGCTCGGGCACTGCCTGAACACGTACCGTAACTACAGGGAGAGCTGGAGGGGGATCCAGGAGCGTGGCATGTCGCAGAACTTCAGCTGGGAACACGCCGCGAAGCTCTACGAGGATGTCCTTGTCAAGGCCAAGTACCAGTGGTGA